One Bufo gargarizans isolate SCDJY-AF-19 chromosome 3, ASM1485885v1, whole genome shotgun sequence DNA segment encodes these proteins:
- the WDR4 gene encoding tRNA (guanine-N(7)-)-methyltransferase non-catalytic subunit WDR4 isoform X1, giving the protein MMLRLRAGKLIVAGGSRLLGGRIRSKDSFFIFDCGDLEKRLPAEGRQDTPTIASDKILAAAFSSSGDYFALTDDSKRLVLFRTTPTWEKISIRWVCRRCTSLTFSPCERRILVADKSGDVFSFSVQAAQEEGHLELGHLSMLLDLVVTQDGQYIITCDRDEKIRVSQRGAPHVITAFCLGHTEFVSQLASAQEKLLLSGSGDGTLRLWRYETGQELQRFTIGSIERPEDSQNDTREIKRFAVSRICCSGEQVAVLCDGIPGIYLFSISTSPHLTHQQYVALPYVPVDMDFEDLTSLWVLLSVKENPIALLQYREQRWQLVPLDDRMKEVSETIRKNWEQMEGSVTLENRFSALYKAVVDNMASYLQKKEARIQTEKRKSSTGQTGAAAKIQKM; this is encoded by the exons ATGATGCTGAGGCTGAGGGCTGGGAAGCTGATTGTGGCGGGGGGCAGCCGCCTGCTGGGGGGCAGGATCAG GTCCAAGGACTCGTTCTTCATCTTTGATTGTGGTGATCTGGAGAAGAGACTTCCAGCTGAAGG CAGACAGGACACGCCCACCATCGCCTCGGATAAGATTTTGGCTGCTGCTTTCTCATCTTCTGGGGACTATTTTGCTTTGACCGATGACAGTAAAAGACTTGTTCTATTTAGGACGACTCCGACCTGGGAGAAGATCAGTATCAG GTGGGTCTGCCGTCGCTGCACCTCTCTGACCTTCTCGCCGTGTGAGCGCCGCATCCTGGTGGCGGATAAATCTGGAGATGTTTTCTCGTTCTCTGTGCAGGCTGCACAGGAGGAAGGACACCTGGAGCTGGGGCACCTCTCCATGTTACTGGACCTG GTGGTGACTCAAGATGGACAATATATTATTACCTGCGACCGTGATGAGAAAATCCGTGTCAGCCAGCGGGGGGCGCCGCACGTCATCACTGCCTTCTGCCTGGGACATACAGA GTTTGTCTCACAGCTGGCATCTGCACAGGAGAAGCTGCTGCTGTCCGGATCGGGG GATGGGACACTGCGGCTCTGGAGATACGAGACGGGACAGGAACTTCAGAGGTTTACCATCGGCAGCATTGAGAGGCCTGaagattcccaaaatgatacccgAGAGATCAAG AGATTTGCTGTCTCCAGGATCTGCTGCAGTGGAGAACAAGTGGCCGTCCTGTGTGATGG CATTCCTGGGATCTACCTGTTCTCAATTTCCACCAGTCCGCACCTCACCCACCAGCAGTACGTCGCCCTCCCGTATGTCCCTGTGGACATGGATTTTGAGGACCTGACCTCCCTTTGGGTGTTATTGTCTGTCAAGGAAAACCCTATAGCGCTCCTCCAGTACAGAGAGCAGAGATGGCAG CTGGTGCCGCTAGACGACCGCATGAAGGAGGTGTCAGAGACCATCAGAAAGAACTGGGAGCAAATGGAAG GATCGGTGACCCTGGAGAACCGCTTCAGCGCTTTATATAAAGCCGTAGTTGACAACATGGCCTCCTACCTGCAGAAGAAGGAAGCGCGGATCCAGACCGAGAAAAGGAAGTCCTCAACCGGGCAAACAGGAGCTGCTGCCAAGATTCAGAAGATGTGA
- the WDR4 gene encoding tRNA (guanine-N(7)-)-methyltransferase non-catalytic subunit WDR4 isoform X2 — protein MMLRLRAGKLIVAGGSRLLGGRIRSKDSFFIFDCGDLEKRLPAEGQDTPTIASDKILAAAFSSSGDYFALTDDSKRLVLFRTTPTWEKISIRWVCRRCTSLTFSPCERRILVADKSGDVFSFSVQAAQEEGHLELGHLSMLLDLVVTQDGQYIITCDRDEKIRVSQRGAPHVITAFCLGHTEFVSQLASAQEKLLLSGSGDGTLRLWRYETGQELQRFTIGSIERPEDSQNDTREIKRFAVSRICCSGEQVAVLCDGIPGIYLFSISTSPHLTHQQYVALPYVPVDMDFEDLTSLWVLLSVKENPIALLQYREQRWQLVPLDDRMKEVSETIRKNWEQMEGSVTLENRFSALYKAVVDNMASYLQKKEARIQTEKRKSSTGQTGAAAKIQKM, from the exons ATGATGCTGAGGCTGAGGGCTGGGAAGCTGATTGTGGCGGGGGGCAGCCGCCTGCTGGGGGGCAGGATCAG GTCCAAGGACTCGTTCTTCATCTTTGATTGTGGTGATCTGGAGAAGAGACTTCCAGCTGAAGG ACAGGACACGCCCACCATCGCCTCGGATAAGATTTTGGCTGCTGCTTTCTCATCTTCTGGGGACTATTTTGCTTTGACCGATGACAGTAAAAGACTTGTTCTATTTAGGACGACTCCGACCTGGGAGAAGATCAGTATCAG GTGGGTCTGCCGTCGCTGCACCTCTCTGACCTTCTCGCCGTGTGAGCGCCGCATCCTGGTGGCGGATAAATCTGGAGATGTTTTCTCGTTCTCTGTGCAGGCTGCACAGGAGGAAGGACACCTGGAGCTGGGGCACCTCTCCATGTTACTGGACCTG GTGGTGACTCAAGATGGACAATATATTATTACCTGCGACCGTGATGAGAAAATCCGTGTCAGCCAGCGGGGGGCGCCGCACGTCATCACTGCCTTCTGCCTGGGACATACAGA GTTTGTCTCACAGCTGGCATCTGCACAGGAGAAGCTGCTGCTGTCCGGATCGGGG GATGGGACACTGCGGCTCTGGAGATACGAGACGGGACAGGAACTTCAGAGGTTTACCATCGGCAGCATTGAGAGGCCTGaagattcccaaaatgatacccgAGAGATCAAG AGATTTGCTGTCTCCAGGATCTGCTGCAGTGGAGAACAAGTGGCCGTCCTGTGTGATGG CATTCCTGGGATCTACCTGTTCTCAATTTCCACCAGTCCGCACCTCACCCACCAGCAGTACGTCGCCCTCCCGTATGTCCCTGTGGACATGGATTTTGAGGACCTGACCTCCCTTTGGGTGTTATTGTCTGTCAAGGAAAACCCTATAGCGCTCCTCCAGTACAGAGAGCAGAGATGGCAG CTGGTGCCGCTAGACGACCGCATGAAGGAGGTGTCAGAGACCATCAGAAAGAACTGGGAGCAAATGGAAG GATCGGTGACCCTGGAGAACCGCTTCAGCGCTTTATATAAAGCCGTAGTTGACAACATGGCCTCCTACCTGCAGAAGAAGGAAGCGCGGATCCAGACCGAGAAAAGGAAGTCCTCAACCGGGCAAACAGGAGCTGCTGCCAAGATTCAGAAGATGTGA